One window of Acidobacteriaceae bacterium genomic DNA carries:
- the dnaE gene encoding DNA polymerase III subunit alpha, translating to MAAEFTHLHLHTDYSLLDGACDVDKLAKHLEKIGQKAAAITDHGNIFGAVHFFDAMKKRNLKPILGCELYVCKEEDHRGKPDPESKYNHMLVLAENEAGYKNLVRLTSEAALHGFYRKPRVSKRFLAEHAEGLIGFSGCLAGEVSQHIMAGDYEAAKKSAGFYEEMFGRGNYFLEVQDHGLEPDKKVVEAMFRLEKDLNIPLIATNDSHYIEDQDARSHEVLLCVQTADSMNNPKRFKFDTQEFYIKSAEEMQRLFKDAPEVCTRTMQFAERCSLELSKVKNPFPRFDVPEGETVDSYFEQVCRAGWRKRRDTAVAHLESRGILRKTIAEYEARLQREIDCIKQMKFPGYFMIVWDFIRYAKEHNIPVGPGRGSAAGSLVAYVMEITDIDPLQNELLFERFLNPERVSMPDIDIDFCMNRRGEVIEYVRQKYGNDQVAQIITFNTMAAKAAIKDVGRAMDMPYGEVDRIAKLIPPTIGITIEQALKDSPPLAQAYNTDGKIKELIDTALRLEGLVRGAGVHAAGVVIAPEPLTELVPVTRTKDEAVVTSYDMKAVEKMGLLKMDFLGLTTLTVIDDCLKLIKANRGEDVEMATVPLDDQRTYEQVFHKALTSGVFQFESGGMRDVLRRYKPTTVEDLTALNALYRPGPIQGGMIDDFIERKWGRRAVEYMFDELEPILRETLGVIVYQEQVMQISSAIGGYSLGGADLLRRAMGKKDPAEMAKQRDIFMAGAAAKKFDKTKAGALFDLMEQFAGYGFNKSHSAAYALLAYHTAWLKTHYPVEFMAALLTSETSKPENVVKYIGECREINITVLPPDVQISAATFTPAGDAIRFGLEAIKNVGGNAIESIVQAREALRAEGKAGFSTLWEFCEKVDLRLMNKRVLESLCKAGALDSFGKRSQVMAAIDKAIERAQKTQRDAAAGQHGLFGMFSDEPNAHASEKEDALPPAPEWDEHTRLANEKDVLGFFVSGHPMDRYREKLRNLKVYDTATACEMKPEPAVFVRGKMEPQNEIQIAGVITGLKVAKSKRSGEMYAQASLEDTVGKIELIAFPQNYEKLAEKLKIDVPVLVRGSLRGEEDSAPKLSISQITALEDVKIKLPDALRIRVPLHSPDAELLEKLEKVFKDAPGNGKLLLNLEEPGAFCAVLEPQGFSVAADVQFIERVEALVGRGAVQVI from the coding sequence ATGGCTGCCGAGTTTACTCATCTTCATCTTCATACGGATTACTCGCTGCTGGATGGGGCTTGCGATGTCGACAAGCTGGCGAAGCATCTGGAGAAGATCGGGCAGAAGGCCGCGGCCATTACGGACCACGGGAATATCTTTGGCGCGGTGCACTTCTTCGATGCGATGAAGAAGCGCAACCTGAAGCCGATTCTCGGGTGCGAGCTGTATGTGTGCAAGGAAGAGGATCATCGCGGGAAGCCTGATCCGGAGTCGAAATACAACCACATGCTGGTGCTCGCGGAGAACGAGGCGGGCTATAAAAACCTTGTCCGGCTGACGAGCGAGGCGGCACTGCATGGGTTTTATCGGAAGCCGCGTGTGTCGAAGAGGTTTCTCGCGGAGCATGCGGAGGGGCTGATCGGATTCTCGGGGTGCCTGGCGGGTGAGGTCTCGCAGCACATCATGGCCGGGGACTATGAGGCGGCGAAGAAGAGCGCGGGATTTTATGAGGAGATGTTCGGGCGAGGGAACTACTTCCTCGAGGTTCAGGATCACGGGCTGGAGCCGGACAAGAAGGTTGTCGAGGCGATGTTCCGGCTGGAGAAGGACCTGAACATTCCGCTGATTGCGACGAACGATTCGCATTACATCGAGGACCAGGACGCGCGCTCGCACGAGGTGCTGCTGTGCGTGCAGACCGCGGACTCGATGAATAATCCGAAGCGGTTCAAGTTCGACACGCAGGAGTTTTACATCAAGAGTGCGGAGGAGATGCAGCGCCTCTTTAAAGACGCACCTGAGGTCTGCACGCGCACGATGCAGTTTGCGGAGCGGTGCTCGCTCGAACTCTCGAAGGTGAAGAATCCGTTTCCGCGGTTTGACGTGCCGGAAGGCGAGACGGTCGACAGCTACTTTGAGCAGGTGTGCCGCGCGGGGTGGAGGAAGCGGCGCGATACTGCCGTCGCGCACCTGGAGTCGCGCGGGATTCTGCGCAAGACGATTGCGGAATATGAAGCGCGTCTGCAGCGCGAGATTGACTGCATCAAGCAGATGAAGTTTCCCGGCTATTTCATGATCGTGTGGGACTTTATCCGTTATGCAAAGGAGCACAACATTCCGGTGGGACCGGGGCGTGGATCGGCCGCGGGATCGCTCGTCGCCTACGTGATGGAGATCACGGATATCGATCCGCTGCAGAATGAGCTGCTCTTCGAGCGCTTCCTGAATCCGGAGCGTGTGTCGATGCCGGATATCGATATCGACTTCTGCATGAACCGCCGCGGCGAAGTGATTGAATACGTTCGGCAGAAATACGGCAATGATCAGGTCGCGCAGATTATCACGTTCAACACGATGGCGGCGAAGGCCGCGATCAAGGACGTTGGCCGCGCGATGGACATGCCGTATGGCGAGGTCGACCGCATTGCGAAGCTGATTCCGCCAACGATCGGCATCACGATTGAGCAGGCGCTGAAGGACTCGCCGCCGCTGGCGCAGGCGTACAACACGGATGGGAAGATCAAGGAGCTGATTGATACCGCGCTTCGGCTTGAGGGTCTGGTGCGTGGTGCGGGCGTGCACGCGGCCGGAGTCGTGATTGCGCCTGAGCCGCTGACGGAGCTGGTACCGGTGACGCGCACGAAGGACGAGGCGGTCGTCACCAGCTATGACATGAAGGCCGTCGAGAAGATGGGCCTGCTGAAGATGGACTTCCTCGGGCTGACGACGCTGACGGTGATCGACGATTGCCTGAAACTGATCAAGGCGAATCGCGGGGAAGATGTCGAGATGGCGACGGTGCCGCTGGATGATCAGCGGACCTATGAGCAGGTGTTCCACAAGGCCTTGACGAGCGGCGTGTTTCAGTTTGAGTCCGGCGGGATGCGCGATGTGTTGCGGCGCTACAAGCCGACGACCGTAGAAGATCTGACCGCGCTGAATGCGTTGTACAGGCCGGGGCCGATCCAGGGCGGGATGATCGATGACTTCATCGAGCGCAAGTGGGGACGGCGCGCGGTGGAGTACATGTTCGACGAACTCGAGCCAATCCTGCGCGAGACGCTGGGCGTGATCGTGTATCAGGAGCAGGTGATGCAGATCAGCTCGGCGATTGGCGGGTATTCGCTGGGCGGAGCCGATCTGCTGCGGCGCGCAATGGGTAAGAAAGATCCGGCGGAGATGGCCAAGCAGCGCGACATCTTCATGGCCGGGGCCGCGGCGAAGAAGTTCGACAAGACCAAGGCCGGTGCGCTGTTCGATCTGATGGAGCAGTTCGCGGGGTACGGCTTCAACAAGTCGCACTCGGCGGCGTATGCGTTGCTGGCGTATCACACGGCGTGGCTGAAGACGCACTATCCGGTGGAGTTCATGGCGGCGCTGCTGACGAGCGAAACGTCGAAGCCGGAAAACGTGGTGAAGTACATCGGCGAGTGCCGCGAGATCAACATCACGGTGTTGCCGCCGGATGTGCAGATCTCAGCCGCGACGTTTACGCCGGCGGGCGATGCGATTCGGTTTGGGCTGGAGGCCATCAAGAACGTCGGCGGAAATGCGATTGAGTCGATTGTGCAGGCGAGGGAAGCGCTGCGCGCTGAAGGCAAGGCTGGGTTCAGCACGCTGTGGGAGTTCTGCGAGAAGGTCGATCTGCGGCTGATGAACAAGCGCGTGCTCGAGAGCCTGTGCAAGGCCGGTGCGCTGGATTCCTTTGGCAAGCGGTCGCAGGTGATGGCGGCGATCGACAAGGCGATTGAGCGCGCGCAGAAGACGCAGCGCGATGCGGCAGCAGGACAGCATGGGCTGTTCGGGATGTTCAGCGATGAGCCGAATGCACACGCTTCAGAGAAGGAAGACGCATTGCCGCCCGCGCCGGAGTGGGACGAGCATACACGGCTGGCGAACGAGAAAGACGTGCTCGGGTTCTTTGTCTCCGGGCATCCGATGGATCGATATCGCGAGAAACTGCGCAACCTGAAGGTCTACGATACGGCGACGGCATGCGAGATGAAGCCGGAACCGGCGGTGTTTGTGCGCGGGAAGATGGAGCCACAGAACGAAATTCAGATTGCGGGAGTGATTACGGGACTCAAGGTCGCGAAGTCAAAGCGCTCGGGCGAGATGTACGCGCAGGCGTCGCTGGAAGACACGGTTGGGAAGATCGAGCTGATCGCGTTCCCGCAGAACTACGAGAAGCTGGCGGAGAAATTGAAGATCGATGTGCCGGTGCTGGTGCGTGGATCGCTGAGGGGCGAAGAGGATTCGGCGCCGAAGCTGTCGATCTCGCAGATTACGGCGCTTGAAGATGTGAAGATCAAGCTGCCGGATGCGCTGCGCATTCGCGTGCCGCTGCACAGTCCGGATGCGGAGCTGCTGGAAAAGCTGGAGAAGGTTTTCAAAGATGCGCCGGGCAATGGGAAGCTGCTGCTGAACCTGGAGGAGCCGGGAGCGTTCTGCGCGGTGCTGGAGCCGCAGGGATTTTCCGTCGCGGCAGATGTGCAGTTCATCGAGCGCGTGGAGGCGCTGGTAGGGCGTGGAGCAGTGCAGGTGATCTAG
- a CDS encoding YdcF family protein, which yields MVAKVAILKAAVVVGMVLANYDAIPTANTKLTHFDTLIVLGTPCTTEGTSSPEQRERVLEGVREFRAGVAKHMIVTGGAAHNKFVEADCMKHLAVEEGVPADAVIEENQAQDTIQNIWFSKQIMDAHGWRSAEVVSSPSHLPRTALILEHYKGRDAFAWRTHAAQWPREYTSEQIAQHYAGEMKGCWRLTHQGFPHNRWLPGS from the coding sequence ATGGTGGCGAAAGTTGCGATTCTGAAGGCGGCGGTTGTCGTAGGGATGGTGTTGGCGAACTACGATGCGATCCCGACGGCGAATACGAAGCTGACGCACTTCGATACGCTGATCGTTCTGGGGACACCGTGCACGACGGAGGGAACGTCTTCACCGGAGCAGCGGGAGCGCGTGCTGGAGGGTGTGCGCGAGTTTCGCGCCGGTGTCGCGAAGCACATGATTGTGACCGGAGGCGCGGCGCATAACAAGTTTGTCGAGGCGGACTGCATGAAGCATCTTGCTGTGGAAGAGGGCGTGCCGGCGGATGCTGTGATCGAGGAGAATCAGGCGCAGGACACGATTCAGAACATCTGGTTCAGCAAGCAGATTATGGATGCCCATGGGTGGCGATCCGCGGAAGTGGTCAGCTCGCCGTCGCATCTGCCGCGGACGGCGTTGATTCTTGAGCACTACAAAGGCAGAGATGCGTTTGCATGGCGGACGCATGCGGCGCAGTGGCCGCGGGAGTATACGAGCGAGCAGATCGCGCAGCATTATGCCGGAGAGATGAAGGGATGCTGGCGGCTGACGCACCAGGGGTTTCCGCACAACCGGTGGCTGCCGGGCAGTTGA
- a CDS encoding TIGR03435 family protein — protein MHMFRIVRSGLAELAALIAILFGVSLSFCQSASVGGPATPESGASTYHPHLVFDVASIREATDLRKGDMSYYDNMPHNSYFHAEKVGLWGIVLSAYDLRYVEQLENLPHWAFDTTYTIDAKSDPATDETLEKLSDSDALAEKRHMVQALLAERFHLQIHSETRTSNTYELITTDRTAKLMTPVQGDMGKTINTCVPHFSKLKGAEVDSKGCPFHIFFDTLMQNLGTDVLDRTGMTGMYAFHLMWWPSQLPEGGPSEDRYPPLRNAVRDQLGLELKATKGPVTFWVVDHIERPTPN, from the coding sequence ATGCACATGTTCAGAATTGTGAGGTCTGGGCTTGCTGAGCTGGCGGCTTTGATCGCAATCCTCTTTGGCGTATCGCTATCGTTCTGCCAGAGCGCGTCCGTGGGCGGGCCCGCGACACCTGAGTCGGGCGCTTCGACTTATCACCCTCATTTGGTTTTCGACGTGGCTTCGATTCGCGAGGCCACTGACCTACGTAAAGGCGACATGAGTTATTACGACAACATGCCGCACAATAGCTATTTTCATGCCGAAAAGGTTGGGCTGTGGGGAATCGTACTGAGTGCCTATGACCTGCGCTACGTTGAGCAGCTGGAGAACCTGCCCCATTGGGCGTTTGACACCACGTACACAATCGACGCGAAGTCCGACCCGGCGACGGATGAGACTTTGGAGAAGCTGAGCGACAGTGATGCGCTGGCCGAAAAGCGCCACATGGTTCAGGCGCTGCTTGCGGAGCGCTTTCATCTGCAAATTCATTCGGAGACGAGGACGAGTAACACTTACGAGCTGATCACGACGGACCGGACAGCGAAGTTGATGACGCCGGTGCAAGGTGACATGGGGAAGACTATAAACACCTGCGTTCCACATTTCTCCAAGCTCAAGGGTGCGGAGGTGGACTCGAAAGGGTGTCCATTTCACATCTTCTTCGACACACTGATGCAGAACCTGGGCACGGACGTTCTCGACCGTACGGGGATGACCGGCATGTATGCGTTCCACCTGATGTGGTGGCCGTCGCAGTTGCCGGAAGGCGGCCCTTCTGAGGATCGATATCCTCCGCTCAGAAATGCGGTGCGTGACCAGCTGGGGCTCGAGTTGAAGGCTACAAAGGGGCCAGTTACGTTCTGGGTGGTGGATCACATCGAGCGGCCTACACCGAACTGA
- a CDS encoding SDR family oxidoreductase translates to MNPTGNTILITGGGSGIGRGLAEAFHKQGNQVIIAGRRQSVLDAATAANPGMKSYILDIEDPTDIESFATRVSDDFPSLNALINNAGVMRTEDFTSDPIDLSAAESTITTNLLGPIRLTAALLPTLKQQQRATIATVSSGLAFLPLTITPTYCATKAAIHSWTQSLRYQLRDTHIEVLEIAPPYVQTELMGAQQAADPRAMPLADYIAETISLLENPPASGEILVERVLPLRWAEKNGSFDQIFQNLNSSFHEELTGSRS, encoded by the coding sequence ATGAACCCCACAGGCAACACCATCCTCATCACCGGCGGCGGCTCGGGCATCGGCCGCGGTCTCGCCGAAGCCTTTCACAAGCAGGGGAACCAGGTCATCATCGCCGGCCGCCGCCAATCCGTACTTGATGCCGCCACCGCCGCCAACCCCGGCATGAAATCCTACATCCTCGACATCGAAGACCCCACCGACATCGAATCCTTCGCCACGCGCGTCTCCGACGACTTCCCCTCCCTCAACGCCCTTATCAACAACGCCGGCGTCATGCGCACCGAAGACTTCACCTCTGACCCCATCGACCTCTCTGCCGCGGAGTCCACCATCACCACCAATCTCCTCGGCCCCATCCGCCTCACCGCCGCTCTCCTGCCCACGCTCAAGCAGCAACAGCGCGCAACAATCGCCACTGTCAGCTCAGGCCTGGCCTTTCTTCCCCTGACCATCACTCCCACCTACTGCGCCACCAAAGCCGCAATCCACTCCTGGACCCAGTCGCTTCGCTACCAACTCCGGGACACCCATATCGAAGTCCTCGAGATTGCTCCGCCCTACGTCCAGACCGAGCTCATGGGCGCGCAGCAAGCCGCCGACCCGCGCGCCATGCCGCTCGCCGACTACATCGCCGAAACCATCTCGCTCCTCGAAAACCCGCCAGCCTCCGGCGAAATCCTCGTCGAGCGCGTCCTCCCGCTCCGCTGGGCCGAGAAGAACGGCAGCTTCGACCAGATATTCCAAAACCTCAACAGCAGCTTTCACGAAGAACTCACGGGAAGCCGTAGCTGA
- a CDS encoding sulfite exporter TauE/SafE family protein produces the protein MNSLELSLVLGVCSMAAGLLGALTGLGGGVVIVPLLTLAFHVDIHYAIGASLMSVIATSSGSASAYVREGFSNVRIGMFLEVATTLGALLGAWLATITPTTGIAIVFGCILIFSAFMSNRRRPAPDPNSPVDPLAVTLRLNSTYPVAGVKQPYNVRRVPLGFGMMLGAGTLSGLLGIGSGAVKVLAMDEVMQMPFKVSTTTSNFMIGVTAAASAGIYLSRGYIDPSLVMPVTLGVLAGSLIGAKLLVRTHPTRLRIIFGFVIAALGAEMIYSGITGKL, from the coding sequence ATGAATTCGCTCGAACTCTCTCTTGTCCTCGGCGTCTGCTCCATGGCCGCCGGTCTTCTTGGCGCGCTCACCGGGCTCGGCGGCGGGGTGGTCATCGTCCCGCTGCTCACGCTTGCCTTTCATGTGGACATTCACTACGCCATCGGCGCCTCGCTGATGTCGGTCATTGCGACGTCCTCAGGCTCCGCCTCCGCCTATGTGCGCGAGGGCTTCTCCAACGTCCGCATCGGTATGTTTCTGGAGGTCGCCACAACCCTCGGCGCGCTTCTTGGCGCATGGCTCGCGACCATCACGCCCACCACGGGCATTGCTATCGTCTTTGGCTGCATCCTCATCTTCTCTGCCTTCATGTCGAACCGTCGCCGTCCCGCGCCAGACCCCAACTCTCCTGTCGATCCCCTCGCAGTGACGCTCCGCCTCAACAGCACCTATCCGGTCGCCGGTGTTAAGCAGCCTTACAACGTGCGGCGCGTGCCGCTCGGCTTCGGCATGATGCTCGGCGCGGGCACACTCTCCGGCCTGCTTGGCATCGGTTCCGGCGCCGTCAAGGTCCTCGCGATGGATGAGGTCATGCAGATGCCCTTCAAGGTGTCCACGACCACCAGCAACTTCATGATCGGCGTCACGGCTGCGGCCAGCGCCGGCATCTATCTCAGCCGCGGCTATATCGATCCATCGCTCGTCATGCCCGTAACGCTTGGCGTGCTCGCCGGCTCACTCATCGGCGCGAAGCTCCTCGTTCGTACCCATCCAACAAGGCTCCGCATCATCTTCGGCTTCGTCATCGCAGCGCTCGGTGCCGAGATGATCTACAGCGGCATCACAGGAAAGCTCTAA
- a CDS encoding DUF1634 domain-containing protein — MAHQPFVPSEDDTALDAHIGNLLRAGTLSSAFVILLGGVLYLARHSQDHPDYHTFHGVSPQLHTLSGIFIGAAHGHSLAIIQLGLLMLIATPIARVILSVFAFLTQRDFLYVVISGIVLLVLLYSLFWH; from the coding sequence ATGGCCCATCAGCCCTTTGTGCCCTCTGAGGACGACACCGCGCTCGATGCGCACATCGGTAATCTGCTTCGCGCAGGAACTCTCTCCTCCGCGTTCGTCATTCTCCTCGGCGGTGTCCTTTACCTCGCGCGCCACAGCCAGGATCATCCCGACTACCACACCTTCCACGGCGTCTCTCCGCAGCTGCATACGCTCTCCGGCATCTTCATCGGAGCCGCGCACGGCCACAGCCTCGCCATCATTCAGCTCGGCCTGCTCATGCTCATCGCCACACCGATCGCACGGGTCATCCTCTCGGTCTTCGCCTTTCTCACCCAACGCGATTTCCTCTACGTTGTGATCTCAGGCATCGTGCTGCTCGTTCTGCTCTACAGCCTCTTCTGGCACTGA
- a CDS encoding M20/M25/M40 family metallo-hydrolase, whose protein sequence is MASNPIALTKQLVDIESTTYHEGACGEFLAEYLRAGGWDVERQPVEQPEPARTPGGGDGPRFNLYAAMPGVTPDVVFSTHFDTVPPFLGPCREDETYLYGRGVCDAKGILAAQVTAAERLRDEGVRVGMLFVVGEERDSAGAKVANENARGSRFLINGEPTENRLALASKGCLRVELYATGKMAHSAYPELGDSAIDKLLAALHDVQALKLPVVEGIGETTLNVGLISGGRAPNVIADKAEAHILVRLVGPAEGIRNAIVNAVDGRCEVSFSLELPFVQMRALDGFETMVAKFTTDVPSLTNWGEPFLLGPGSILVAHTPDERIAKRELLEAVELYVKLARQLVRQR, encoded by the coding sequence ATGGCATCGAATCCAATCGCGCTGACCAAGCAGCTGGTCGATATTGAGTCGACGACGTATCACGAGGGTGCTTGTGGGGAGTTTCTGGCGGAGTACCTGCGGGCGGGCGGATGGGATGTAGAGCGGCAGCCGGTGGAGCAGCCGGAGCCTGCCCGGACACCGGGCGGAGGCGATGGGCCTCGGTTCAATTTGTATGCGGCGATGCCTGGTGTGACGCCGGATGTGGTGTTCTCGACGCACTTCGATACCGTGCCGCCGTTTCTGGGGCCGTGCAGAGAGGATGAAACTTACTTGTACGGCCGCGGCGTGTGCGATGCGAAGGGGATTCTGGCGGCGCAGGTGACGGCGGCGGAAAGACTGCGCGATGAAGGCGTGCGCGTGGGGATGCTCTTCGTCGTGGGCGAGGAGCGGGACTCGGCGGGCGCGAAGGTGGCGAACGAGAATGCGCGCGGATCAAGATTTTTGATCAACGGGGAGCCGACGGAGAACCGGCTGGCACTGGCGAGCAAGGGATGTCTGCGCGTGGAGCTGTACGCGACGGGGAAGATGGCGCACTCGGCGTATCCGGAGCTGGGGGATTCGGCGATCGACAAGCTGCTGGCGGCGTTGCATGATGTTCAAGCGTTGAAGCTGCCGGTGGTGGAAGGGATTGGCGAAACGACGCTGAACGTGGGGTTGATCTCCGGCGGGCGCGCGCCGAATGTGATCGCGGATAAGGCGGAGGCGCACATCCTGGTGCGGCTGGTGGGGCCGGCAGAAGGGATCCGCAACGCAATTGTGAATGCGGTGGATGGGCGGTGCGAGGTGAGCTTCTCGCTGGAGCTGCCGTTCGTGCAGATGAGGGCGCTGGATGGGTTCGAGACGATGGTCGCGAAGTTCACGACGGATGTGCCGAGCCTGACGAACTGGGGCGAGCCGTTTCTACTCGGGCCGGGAAGCATTCTCGTGGCGCATACGCCGGATGAGCGGATTGCGAAGCGTGAGCTGCTGGAGGCTGTGGAGCTTTATGTGAAGCTCGCGCGGCAGCTGGTGCGCCAGCGCTGA
- a CDS encoding 2Fe-2S iron-sulfur cluster-binding protein, with the protein MTLCTELEPPEQNPPQPQDLELTRRQFLAASSVVSAGLAIGVSPAAAQHAGNPASAQANMVPITLTINKQQRTLTIDTRTSLLDLLREHLDLTGSKKGCDHGQCGACTVLMDGRRVNSCLTLAVAAQGAEITTIEGLGTPDNLSPAQSAFLSHDGFQCGYCTPGQICSATALTEESHRGDLSLVSFETGHTEHPELTDDEIRERMSGNICRCGAYPNIVAAVRQLARTVSQSGGVA; encoded by the coding sequence GTGACTCTATGCACTGAACTCGAACCACCGGAACAAAATCCTCCGCAACCGCAAGACCTCGAACTCACCCGTCGCCAGTTCCTCGCCGCGTCGAGCGTCGTCTCGGCCGGCCTCGCGATCGGCGTCTCTCCCGCTGCCGCACAGCACGCGGGCAATCCCGCATCCGCACAGGCCAACATGGTTCCCATCACCCTCACCATCAACAAGCAGCAGCGCACCCTCACCATCGACACGCGCACCTCCCTGCTCGACCTCCTCCGCGAGCACCTCGACCTCACCGGCAGCAAGAAAGGCTGCGACCACGGCCAGTGCGGCGCCTGCACCGTCCTCATGGACGGCCGCCGTGTCAACTCCTGCCTCACCCTCGCCGTCGCGGCGCAGGGCGCCGAGATCACCACCATCGAAGGCCTCGGCACACCCGACAACCTCAGCCCCGCGCAATCCGCCTTCCTCTCGCACGACGGCTTCCAGTGCGGCTACTGCACTCCGGGCCAGATATGCTCCGCGACCGCGCTGACCGAAGAATCCCACCGCGGCGACCTCTCGCTCGTCAGCTTCGAAACCGGCCACACCGAACACCCTGAGCTCACCGACGACGAGATCCGCGAGCGCATGTCCGGCAACATCTGCCGCTGCGGTGCCTACCCCAACATCGTCGCCGCCGTCCGCCAGCTCGCTCGCACCGTATCTCAATCAGGAGGTGTCGCGTGA
- a CDS encoding xanthine dehydrogenase family protein subunit M, with protein MNPFTYTRADAPETAIHALTSAGTKCLGGGTNLVDLMKDGVEHPTHLIDVNHIGLDKIDASASGARIGASARNSDLANHRGIVANYPLLSFALLSGASPQLRNMATTAGNLMQRTRCYYFMDTSFPACNKRAPGSGCGALTGINRYHAILGQTDDGPHSPHSCIATHPSDMCVALYALDAQVEVLGPHGKRTIPVSDFHRLPGNDPALDTELKPDELITAVTLPAAKFAKNSWYLKARDRQSYAFALVSVAAGLELDGNNIRSAGLALGGVAHKPWRSHEAEAALTNQPATPETFRHAAEIALRGAHGYKYNAFKIELAKQCIVRALSNAAKGVQQA; from the coding sequence GTGAATCCCTTCACTTACACTCGCGCCGACGCCCCCGAAACCGCCATCCACGCCCTCACCTCCGCCGGGACAAAATGCCTTGGCGGCGGCACCAATCTCGTCGACCTCATGAAGGACGGCGTCGAGCACCCCACGCACCTCATCGACGTAAACCACATCGGTCTCGACAAAATCGATGCCTCCGCCTCCGGCGCACGCATCGGAGCCTCCGCCCGCAACTCTGACCTCGCCAACCACCGCGGCATCGTCGCCAACTATCCACTGCTCTCCTTTGCGCTTCTCTCCGGAGCCAGTCCGCAGCTTCGCAACATGGCCACCACCGCCGGCAACCTCATGCAGCGCACCCGCTGCTACTACTTCATGGACACCTCCTTCCCCGCCTGCAACAAGCGCGCGCCCGGCAGCGGCTGCGGCGCGCTCACCGGTATCAATCGCTACCACGCCATACTCGGCCAGACCGACGACGGCCCGCACTCGCCGCACTCCTGCATTGCCACGCATCCCTCCGACATGTGCGTCGCGCTCTACGCGCTCGACGCGCAGGTCGAAGTCCTCGGCCCTCACGGCAAGCGCACAATCCCGGTGTCAGACTTTCATCGCCTTCCCGGCAACGACCCCGCGCTCGACACCGAGCTCAAGCCCGACGAACTCATCACCGCCGTCACTTTGCCCGCCGCAAAATTCGCCAAGAACTCCTGGTACCTCAAAGCGCGCGACCGCCAGAGCTACGCCTTCGCGCTGGTCTCCGTCGCCGCCGGCCTTGAGCTCGACGGCAACAACATCCGCTCCGCGGGCCTCGCACTCGGCGGCGTCGCGCACAAGCCTTGGCGCTCGCATGAAGCCGAAGCCGCTCTCACAAACCAACCCGCCACTCCCGAAACCTTTCGCCACGCGGCCGAGATCGCCCTCCGCGGTGCGCACGGCTACAAGTACAACGCCTTCAAAATCGAGCTCGCGAAGCAGTGCATCGTGCGCGCCCTTAGTAACGCCGCCAAAGGAGTTCAGCAGGCATGA